A region of the Mangifera indica cultivar Alphonso chromosome 10, CATAS_Mindica_2.1, whole genome shotgun sequence genome:
TTCCTGGTAAACAATCAAAACTTTCACCCGCTTTACGTATTATATGATTCTCACTGATTGATCGGAAATTGAATAAACCAAACATTCACATAAATCCATTCAAACCCTCAATCATAGGAGAAGTTTATGCCTTAGTACATGTAATTGTATGGCTAACGGCGATAGCAACAGTGGACTATTACCTTTCCATCGAAAAGCTTGCGAAGGGGCCATCAACTGGGATTGTTCCACACAGATTATTGTTGGAAACATCACTGCAACATTGGAAAAGGGTATCAAAATACAGCTAATAAAAGAATCATCCAAGCAGCGAATAAAGGTCTTGGTtcgacaatttttttttctctgtacTTACAAGACTTTTAGGTCTGATAGAGTGGTGAGTTCCCTCGGAATAGATCCTGTGAGCTTGTTGTTGTTTAACCGCCTGCGACATTGATTCAACCATGCCGAAATGTGAATTTCAAACTAGATTCAGAAGGTTTAAAGTTTTTGGCCAATCAATTGTCAGCAACAAGATACTCACAGAAATCTAAGTGACTTCAATTTGCCAAAAGACTTGGGGATTTTTCCTTCAAATCTGTTTTGATACAAATCCATGCTAATAAGGTTTTTCAGATTCCCCAACTCCTTTGGAATTTCTCCTCCAATGTCATTCCTGTAAAGCTCCCTGCAACCAATAAAGAAGCTCCCACACAATCactacataaaatatataaatcaagcaagaattgaaaataaagagagagagagagtaataCAAGTACTGCAGATGCTGAAGCTGGCCAAGTTCAGGCCCCAAAGACCCAGAAATGTTAGAGTTTCCCAAGTCCctgatattaaaagaaaaaaactgtaAATCAACAAGAATTGCAGAATGAAAgataccccaaaaaaaaaaaatcgaacaAGAAGAAAGAATCTGAATCTTACAAGCGAATCACGTGATTGTTGGCATCGCAGGTGACATGAAACCAGGTGCAGGGATTGACAAGAGATGGGTCCCAACTCTGCAACACATTTGTAGGGTCATTAAACCTGCTTCTCAAAGCATGCAAAGCATTTcctgaaaacaaacaaaataacccacaattaaaacaaataaaaaagaacacAAAATCTGCAACTCAACTAAAGAAaaattagaggaaaaaaaaaaacaactttgctTAACCGAAATGAACACAACATcgaagttaattttttttcttattttctgcACAATTTCGAACATGGGTCATGTTATCAAAAGAGAGGTCAGAAAgcagaagatttttttttaaaaaaaaaaaagaaatttcagaGATAAAAGAGCAGAATGGCGGGGAGAATACCTTCAGAGTTGGTGGCGAGAGCCGGGGAAacgaagagaaag
Encoded here:
- the LOC123227130 gene encoding leucine-rich repeat protein 2-like, which codes for MAAVSLLFSPFLSFFLFVSPALATNSEGNALHALRSRFNDPTNVLQSWDPSLVNPCTWFHVTCDANNHVIRLDLGNSNISGSLGPELGQLQHLQYLELYRNDIGGEIPKELGNLKNLISMDLYQNRFEGKIPKSFGKLKSLRFLRLNNNKLTGSIPRELTTLSDLKVFDVSNNNLCGTIPVDGPFASFSMESFESNRLNGPELQGLVPYDFGC